In a single window of the Bactrocera dorsalis isolate Fly_Bdor chromosome 2, ASM2337382v1, whole genome shotgun sequence genome:
- the LOC105234156 gene encoding protein transport protein Sec23A isoform X2: MTTYEEFIQQNEDRDGVRLTWNVWPSSRIDAGRLVVPLACLYQPLKERPDLPPIQYEPVLCTRANCRAILNPLCQVDYRAKLWVCNFCFQRNPFPPQYAAISEQHQPAELIPGFSTIEYTITRAPCMPPVFIFLVDTCMDEEELDALKDSLQMSLSLLPPNALVGLITFGKMIQVHELGAEGCSKSYVFRGTKDLTAKQVQDMLGIGRSTSAAPGQPGQQMPGPGQQRPAAAAAPPANRFLQPISKCDSALGDLLSELQRDPWPVPQGKRYLRSTGAALSIAVGLLECTYPNTGARIMSFVGGPCSQGPGQVVDDELKHPIRSHHDIQKDNARYMKKAIKHYDALALRAATNGHCIDIYSCALDQCGLMEMKQCCNSTGGHMVLGDSFNSSLFKQTFQRVFARDARGDLKMAFNGTLEVKCSRELKISGGIGSCVSLNVKNSSVSDVEIGMGNTVQWKMCTVNPSSTMAFFFEVVNQHAAPMPQGGRGCIQFITQYQHANGQRRIRVTTLARNWADATTNLPYISAGFDQEAAAVIMARMVVYRAETDEGPDILRWVDRQLIRLCQKFGEYSKDDPNSFRLAQNFSLFPQFMYHLRRSQFLQVFNNSPDETTFYRHMLMREDLTQSLIMIQPILYSYSFNGPPEPVLLDTSSIQPDRILLMDTFFQILIYHGETIAQWRALKYQDMPEYENFKQLLQAPVDDAQEILQTRFPMPRYIDTEHGGSQARFLLSKVNPSQTHNNMYAYGQDGGAPVLTDDVSLQLFMEHLKKLAVSSTT; this comes from the exons ATGACGACCTACGAAGAATTCATTCAACAGAATGAAGATCGTGACGGAGTTCGTTTAACTTGGAATGTGTGGCCATCAAGCCGCATAGACGCAGGTCGTCTAGTTGTGCCACTTGCCTGTCTTTACCAACCATTGAAAGAACGTCCTGACTTGCCGCCTATACAATATGAGCCAGTTTTGTGTACCCGCGCCAACTGTCGGGCAATACTCAATCCCCTATGTCAAGTGGATTATCGTGCTAAGTTATGGGTGTGCAATTTTTGTTTCCAACGGAATCCC ttcccACCTCAATATGCAGCTATTTCTGAACAACATCAGCCTGCCGAATTGATTCCTGGATTCAGCACAATTGAATATACTATTACCCGTGCTCCATGCATGCCACCGGTTTTCATATTTCTTGTTGATACTTGCATGGATGAAGAAGAGTTGGATGCTTTAAAAGATTCTTTGCAAATGTCTCTAAGTTTGTTACCTCCAAATGCTCTGGTCGGCCTTATTACCTTCGGAAAAATGATACAGGTACATGAATTGGGAGCAGAGGGATGTTCGAAGAGCTACGTCTTTCGTGGCACTAAAGACCTTACTGCAAAGCAAGTTCAAGATATGTTGGGTATTGGTAGATCGACAAGTGCGGCTCCTGGGCAACCTGGCCAACAAATGCCAGGTCCAGGTCAACAACGTCCCGCTGCAGCAGCTGCGCCTCCAGCAAATCGTTTCCTCCAGCCCATAAGTAAATGTGATAGTGCATTGGGTGACTTGTTGAGTGAATTACAGCGCGACCCTTGGCCGGTACCTCAGGGCAAGCGGTATTTACGCTCAACGGGCGCTGCACTGTCTATTGCAGTTGGCCTACTTGAGTGTACTTATCCAAATACTGGAGCTCGCATTATGAGCTTTGTTGGTGGACCTTGTTCCCAAGGTCCCGGCCAAGTGGTTGACGATGAACTCAAACATCCTATTCGTTCACATCACGACATACAGAAAGATAATGCGCGCTACATGAAAAAAGCTATCAAACATTATGACGCGTTAGCTTTAAGGGCCGCTACCAATGGACATTGTATCGATATTTATTCTTGTGCACTTGATCAGTGCGGTCTAATGGAAATGAAACAATGTTGTAATTCAACGGGCGGGCATATGGTTTTAGGAGATTCATTCAATTCATCGCTTTTTAAACAAACGTTTCAACGGGTGTTTGCTCGTGATGCACGTGGTGATTTGAAAATGGCATTCAATGGCACACTGGAGGTGAAGTGCTCGCGCGAGCTGAAAATCTCGGGCGGCATCGGTTCGTGTGTGTCGCTGAATGTGAAGAACTCGTCGGTGTCTGATGTGGAGATCGGCATGGGTAACACGGTGCAATGGAAGATGTGTACAGTGAATCCCAGCTCAACAATGGCATTTTTCTTCGAGGTGGTCAACCAACATGCGGCGCCAATGCCGCAAGGAGGACGTGGCTGTATTCAGTTTATAACTCAATATCAACATGCAAATGGACAACGTCGTATACGTGTAACCACATTGGCCAGAAA ctgGGCAGATGCAACAACCAATTTACCATATATAAGTGCTGGCTTTGATCAAGAAGCTGCGGCAGTCATTATGGCACGGATGGTTGTGTATCGCGCTGAAACAGATGAAGGTCCCGACATATTGCGTTGGGTCGATCGGCAACTTATTCGCTTG TGTCAGAAATTCGGTGAGTACAGCAAGGATGATCCAAACAGCTTCCGTTTAGCCCAGAATTTCAGCCTTTTCCCGCAATTCATGTACCATCTTCGCCGTTCACAATTCCTGCAAGTCTTCAACAACTCACCAGACGAGACCACATTCTACCGGCACATGCTGATGCGCGAGGACCTTACACAGTCGCTAATTATGATACAGCCAATTCTTTACAGCTATTCGTTTAATGGTCCTCCAGAACCAGTCCTACTCGATACATCGTCTATTCAACCCGATCGTATTTTATTAATGGAcacatttttccaaattctCATATACCACGGTGAAACCATCGCACAATGGCGTGCGCTCAAGTACCAAGATATGCCAGAGTATGAGAATTTTAAACAGCTACTGCAAGCACCTGTAGACGATGCTCAGGAGATTTTGCAGACACGTTTTCCGATGCCGCGTTACATCGACACCGAGCATGGTGGCTCACAAGCACGTTTCTTGTTATCTAAAGTAAATCCTTCCCAAACGCATAACAATATGTACGCATATGGACAG GATGGTGGAGCACCGGTTTTGACAGATGATGTATCGCTACAACTATTCATGGAGCATCTAAAAAAATTGGCAGTTTCATCAACAacatga
- the LOC105234156 gene encoding protein transport protein Sec23A isoform X1: MTTYEEFIQQNEDRDGVRLTWNVWPSSRIDAGRLVVPLACLYQPLKERPDLPPIQYEPVLCTRANCRAILNPLCQVDYRAKLWVCNFCFQRNPFPPQYAAISEQHQPAELIPGFSTIEYTITRAPCMPPVFIFLVDTCMDEEELDALKDSLQMSLSLLPPNALVGLITFGKMIQVHELGAEGCSKSYVFRGTKDLTAKQVQDMLGIGRSTSAAPGQPGQQMPGPGQQRPAAAAAPPANRFLQPISKCDSALGDLLSELQRDPWPVPQGKRYLRSTGAALSIAVGLLECTYPNTGARIMSFVGGPCSQGPGQVVDDELKHPIRSHHDIQKDNARYMKKAIKHYDALALRAATNGHCIDIYSCALDQCGLMEMKQCCNSTGGHMVLGDSFNSSLFKQTFQRVFARDARGDLKMAFNGTLEVKCSRELKISGGIGSCVSLNVKNSSVSDVEIGMGNTVQWKMCTVNPSSTMAFFFEVVNQHAAPMPQGGRGCIQFITQYQHANGQRRIRVTTLARNWADATTNLPYISAGFDQEAAAVIMARMVVYRAETDEGPDILRWVDRQLIRLCQKFGEYSKDDPNSFRLAQNFSLFPQFMYHLRRSQFLQVFNNSPDETTFYRHMLMREDLTQSLIMIQPILYSYSFNGPPEPVLLDTSSIQPDRILLMDTFFQILIYHGETIAQWRALKYQDMPEYENFKQLLQAPVDDAQEILQTRFPMPRYIDTEHGGSQARFLLSKVNPSQTHNNMYAYGQPPIGQSTDGGAPVLTDDVSLQLFMEHLKKLAVSSTT; the protein is encoded by the exons ATGACGACCTACGAAGAATTCATTCAACAGAATGAAGATCGTGACGGAGTTCGTTTAACTTGGAATGTGTGGCCATCAAGCCGCATAGACGCAGGTCGTCTAGTTGTGCCACTTGCCTGTCTTTACCAACCATTGAAAGAACGTCCTGACTTGCCGCCTATACAATATGAGCCAGTTTTGTGTACCCGCGCCAACTGTCGGGCAATACTCAATCCCCTATGTCAAGTGGATTATCGTGCTAAGTTATGGGTGTGCAATTTTTGTTTCCAACGGAATCCC ttcccACCTCAATATGCAGCTATTTCTGAACAACATCAGCCTGCCGAATTGATTCCTGGATTCAGCACAATTGAATATACTATTACCCGTGCTCCATGCATGCCACCGGTTTTCATATTTCTTGTTGATACTTGCATGGATGAAGAAGAGTTGGATGCTTTAAAAGATTCTTTGCAAATGTCTCTAAGTTTGTTACCTCCAAATGCTCTGGTCGGCCTTATTACCTTCGGAAAAATGATACAGGTACATGAATTGGGAGCAGAGGGATGTTCGAAGAGCTACGTCTTTCGTGGCACTAAAGACCTTACTGCAAAGCAAGTTCAAGATATGTTGGGTATTGGTAGATCGACAAGTGCGGCTCCTGGGCAACCTGGCCAACAAATGCCAGGTCCAGGTCAACAACGTCCCGCTGCAGCAGCTGCGCCTCCAGCAAATCGTTTCCTCCAGCCCATAAGTAAATGTGATAGTGCATTGGGTGACTTGTTGAGTGAATTACAGCGCGACCCTTGGCCGGTACCTCAGGGCAAGCGGTATTTACGCTCAACGGGCGCTGCACTGTCTATTGCAGTTGGCCTACTTGAGTGTACTTATCCAAATACTGGAGCTCGCATTATGAGCTTTGTTGGTGGACCTTGTTCCCAAGGTCCCGGCCAAGTGGTTGACGATGAACTCAAACATCCTATTCGTTCACATCACGACATACAGAAAGATAATGCGCGCTACATGAAAAAAGCTATCAAACATTATGACGCGTTAGCTTTAAGGGCCGCTACCAATGGACATTGTATCGATATTTATTCTTGTGCACTTGATCAGTGCGGTCTAATGGAAATGAAACAATGTTGTAATTCAACGGGCGGGCATATGGTTTTAGGAGATTCATTCAATTCATCGCTTTTTAAACAAACGTTTCAACGGGTGTTTGCTCGTGATGCACGTGGTGATTTGAAAATGGCATTCAATGGCACACTGGAGGTGAAGTGCTCGCGCGAGCTGAAAATCTCGGGCGGCATCGGTTCGTGTGTGTCGCTGAATGTGAAGAACTCGTCGGTGTCTGATGTGGAGATCGGCATGGGTAACACGGTGCAATGGAAGATGTGTACAGTGAATCCCAGCTCAACAATGGCATTTTTCTTCGAGGTGGTCAACCAACATGCGGCGCCAATGCCGCAAGGAGGACGTGGCTGTATTCAGTTTATAACTCAATATCAACATGCAAATGGACAACGTCGTATACGTGTAACCACATTGGCCAGAAA ctgGGCAGATGCAACAACCAATTTACCATATATAAGTGCTGGCTTTGATCAAGAAGCTGCGGCAGTCATTATGGCACGGATGGTTGTGTATCGCGCTGAAACAGATGAAGGTCCCGACATATTGCGTTGGGTCGATCGGCAACTTATTCGCTTG TGTCAGAAATTCGGTGAGTACAGCAAGGATGATCCAAACAGCTTCCGTTTAGCCCAGAATTTCAGCCTTTTCCCGCAATTCATGTACCATCTTCGCCGTTCACAATTCCTGCAAGTCTTCAACAACTCACCAGACGAGACCACATTCTACCGGCACATGCTGATGCGCGAGGACCTTACACAGTCGCTAATTATGATACAGCCAATTCTTTACAGCTATTCGTTTAATGGTCCTCCAGAACCAGTCCTACTCGATACATCGTCTATTCAACCCGATCGTATTTTATTAATGGAcacatttttccaaattctCATATACCACGGTGAAACCATCGCACAATGGCGTGCGCTCAAGTACCAAGATATGCCAGAGTATGAGAATTTTAAACAGCTACTGCAAGCACCTGTAGACGATGCTCAGGAGATTTTGCAGACACGTTTTCCGATGCCGCGTTACATCGACACCGAGCATGGTGGCTCACAAGCACGTTTCTTGTTATCTAAAGTAAATCCTTCCCAAACGCATAACAATATGTACGCATATGGACAG CCACCAATTGGCCAGTCTACG GATGGTGGAGCACCGGTTTTGACAGATGATGTATCGCTACAACTATTCATGGAGCATCTAAAAAAATTGGCAGTTTCATCAACAacatga
- the LOC105234155 gene encoding calcineurin B homologous protein 1: MGNKSSLLLRPEEIGQIQEETGFTPNQIERLYSRFTSLDRGDCGTLSREDFLRIPELAINPLCERIVHAFFEDSTDDRVNFRQFMNVLAHFRPINSKKENGLNSREEKLKFAFKMYDLDDDGVISRDELLSILHMMVGANISQDQLISIAERTILEADLCCQGKISFEDFCKALERTDVEQKMSIRFLN; this comes from the exons ATGGGTAATAAATCTTCATTGTTACTTCGTCCGGAGGAAATTGGTCAAATTCAAGAAGAGACGGGat TCACACCTAATCAAATTGAACGACTATACTCCCGCTTTACTTCACTGGATCGCGGAGATTGCGGCACGTTATCTCGTGAAGACTTCCTGCGAATTCCTGAATTAGCAATTAATCCCCTCTGTGAGCGCATCGTGCATGCTTTCTTCGAAGATAGTACTGATGACCGTGTAAATTTCCGACAATTTATGAACGTTCTGGCTCATTTCCGACCAATTAACTCCAAAAAGGAAAATGGCTTAAACAGTCGCGAAGAAAAACTAAAGT ttGCATTTAAAATGTATGACTTGGATGATGACGGTGTTATAAGCCGAGATGAGCTATTGAGCATTCTTCACATGATGGTCGGTGCAAATATAAGCCAAGACCAGCTAATAAGTATAGCCGAACGCACTATTTTAGAAGCTGATTTATGTTGTCAAGGAAAAATTTCCTTTGAGGACTTTTGTAAAGCCCTTGAGCGCACTGACGTGGAACAGAAAATGTCAATTCGATTTCTCAATTGA